The window CAACTTGAGAGTAGAAGAGggggaagaaaggaaaaagtaaaCACCATGCAAGCGCCTGGAAAGGCAGGCCCCGCTCTCCATTGAACAGCATTAAAGAAAGACCTATCAACACTAACACACAGAATTGGATGCAGCAGCCAATATCCCTACTACCAGTGTCAATCTGGAACAAACTAAACTCTGCATACTCCGATATGAATAAGATATTTGCCTCCATCTTCAAGTGACCTCTTAACTCCACTGCCCGGCTTATGATCAAAATCACTGCAATGCAGCAACATAATATTATTACCAAGCCTTGTATccagtaaaaatataaattcatacCATAAAATTATTCACCAAGTAAATACTACATCCACCCttaataataaaccaaaaagCCTTTTTGTTGTTGACAATAACCAAGGAACTAATTGGCCTTACGATGAAGGATTAAAGGATCATGCAGCAGATATCCGATTTGAAAGTAAGCGCATCAACCATATGGAACAGAAAATTCAATTCCCTGATCTTTTCCCCTTTCCATAGGCTTATATATgacaaaaccaaaaaaccaTATAGAATACCTTTATATTACTTCATATCTTTACCGACAAAATATAACAACGCATAAAATAAACCAAAAGCTTTTAGCTATATTGCACCTGCTGCGGCTGCTGCTGCTGTGGCTGTTGGTAATTTCCATATCCAGAGTAGCCATAGTACATGTTAGGATCTTGCGCAGGCGGGGCATATCCATATGTTTCATATCCATGTGTATATCCATAATATCCACCATATTGGTTTGGATCTGGCTGAGGCTGAACAGCTCCAACAGATGGATCCTGTAGAATTGTCACATTCATGTCAAATTCCACACTTAAAATTCTGAAGGCAAGGAACTCAAGTATAGAAAAATAACCTGTCTGTTTGAAGGACTCCGACCCCATGAGAGTCGAATATTTTGACCACCCAACGGAGTTCCATTTAACATCCGCAGTGCCTCCTCTGCACAAGCTCTGGTCCATCATGTGTGTGTGGAACAGAACAAAGGAGCACAGGTTAGATGTATCATGATGTCAACTAAATAGATGCCTCAAGGCAGGATGGCTTACCTGTCAGCAAATTGGACAAATCCACATCGCTTGCCAACTGGTATTTTAACATGAACTAACTCGCCATATTGGCTAAAAACTTGTCTCAAGTGGTCATCTGAGACGCTGGAATCTAAACCACCAACAAATATCTGAAATGCAAAATGTCGAgtcacaaaaaaattgaaaagtaaaaTGTAACTTCCAGATTTAAAACAAAAGGATACCCACAGTTGTATTATTTGGGTCACTCTCGTTCTCAGTTCCTTGAGAATTCTGATATGAAGCTGCAAATGAACAAGaagggtgaagacaaaaaggaaATGAATGTTGAAGATATGATGCTTCCTATGCAGAGTTAAAGTGAACAAAATGAATACACAGTCAGGATTGCTGCTAGAACTACTAAGACATCAGAGTACTACTAAATCATTAAAAACCCCGAAGAAGAATACCAGAATGCTTGCTCATCCAAAATTTCACATATGCGCGTGCGCTATTTTCAGCTTATTCCAGCTGAGACAATTGTTCTCCCTCAaatattgtaaaacaaaatatcttcaCATCCACAAATTCactaaaaaataagaaataaatatatacaaacaaacaaattctGGCAGAAATAGGACATTGATGATCTTGTAGTCAAATCATTGCATGTATAGCAACAATACATTTCTTGCTTAAAGCTATGCATCAGGAGCTAACTACAGAGCACCTGGTCCTGGTCTATCAAAACGTTACTAGATAAGAATGCCTACCACCTTGAAACCATGTTTAACCACACCTTTCTTTCTCAACACAGTGAACCAATGTTGAAATTATACCACTTAGCAAATTCTTCAACCAACACCTACACTCCAAGAAATTTCCACCACACTACAGCTACTTTGACTTATTGAGTCAGCATCTAAAGACCATTCCCTCATCTACTCCAATGTTAGCTCTTGAATTATAATTAATGCATAAGAAGGAACAAGATGAGAAAATCATTAACATAAAGTTTGTAAGGATGGAAGCTGAAACTGTTTAAGAGATGAAAAAATGACAACATATATCAACCTTCTTCACTTCATACATTGAATAGCAAGCAAGACAGATTTGAGTGTTTCTCCTCCATATATGTTCTAGCGGTATAACTTCAGAAAACTTTCAACTCGAGAACCTCCTAATTATTCATAAGCTTGGTTTCCACAAAGGAAATAAGTTTAGTTTGTCCTGTGTACTTTGGTATACAGTTTCTTTGGCGctattaataaattcatttttctaatttatcaaggaaaaaaaaggctTAGGTTGATTTCCacacaacataatataataGTAAAAACATTATATTACATATCCTTAGAATGAGTCAATGACTATTAGTTGAGTCGGTTGAGCAAGCATATTCTATTTGTTAACCATAACAACCTAGTCAACCAAAATTAAATAACAGAACTGCATCAATATCCATGTTACATAGAAAGCAGACATCTTTATTCCTCCCGCACATTTCTCATGAATTTAAAACTTGGTTAactataatttgatattttagaaGTTTAAATcagtaaaaaaaatcactatccGAAATCTCTTTCAAAAACTCTCCTTTTCCTGGTCTCTAACTTCTCACCCAATCCAAATTCAATCTTTTCAAGTTCTACATCCACAATCAATCCACAATCTCTGAATCTCTTCAACTATAACTTCTCAATCAATCTACTTTCTATATCTTTTCTACTAATTTTTGGAGGTTATATTGTGTTATACAGGCAAATGAATTGCATGTGCCACCGACCCACTACTACTTCCctagtaaaaaaacaaactcaTAATAGTCTTAGATGCTCAACTATTTTCTGCCATAAAATCCTAGATCCTAGCTAgcagtaaaaataatttagtaaaaaaagaatgaatgcAAAACCACCTAGCTAAATTACACAAAACATTCAAGACTGCTAAGTTTGAATTCTCAGCCTTAAGTAAAGAATATCAAATGCACTGATCATATGTCTGCAATAAATTTGACAAACTTAGatctttcaaatatattattaatagaaTGAATGCAAAACCACCTAGCTAAATTACACAAAACATTCAAGACTGCTAAGTTTGAATTCTCAGCCTTAAGTAAAGAATATCAAATGCACTGATCATATGTCTGCAATAAATTTGACAAACTTAGatctttcaaatatattattaatagaaTGAATGCAAAACCACCTAGCTAAATTACACAAAACATTCAAGACTGCTAAGTTTGAATTCTCAGCCTTAAGTAAAGAATATCAAATGCACTGATCATATGTCTGCAATAAATTTGACAAACTTAGatctttcaaatatattattaatagaaATGGGCACACTAGGCCAGGCCTCTTATGAAGCAAGGAATCACTTAAAACAACACCAAGAATCAGGGCATGGCCAGTCTAACAAGCCAATATTCCTAGATGACTCGTCTTTCAGAACAGGGGACAATCCATGTACTAAGCCATACCATGGTTGAAGAAAAATGCTACGACATGTACATCATGTGCCTGATCTTTGATATCCCAGGAGTGATAACTGATGATATGATTGGCAACATAATaaaacttattcatttataGTTTTTGATAGGTAACAAACATCTCTTTTCCTTGTTAGGAATTGAATCTGGAATCTTCCAAACATTCACCCCAATCCCCTTACCACTTAAACAATTTAAATGATTTCATTACTTCAACAAtggaaaaaatttaattaaaaacaactaaCATTAAACTGAAAAGCAGACAAACATTTCTCCAGACAGGAAGTTGAAGTTCAGCATTCTGGAGAGCAAAGTTGAGATAAACTGGAAATGCTAGAAAAAGACCTCTTGGGCGGAAATTTTTGACCCATATTAATACTTTCAGGAATccatgaaaattaagaaaacctATCATATCCCTCTGTGAATAAAAGAAGTTGACAAGCTATACTAGAAGTTAATCTGGATTTATCAGTAactggaaaagaagaaaaaaaaattaaggaaaaacgTCTGAACAGGCAAAGGAAGGCAGAAACATCCTAATCTGGTGAATGCTATAAATGAACCACGTGGCTACATTTGCCAGTCACCATGCCTGCTACATGCAGTTTCAAGTGACTGCATAAAAATTGCCATCTGCACTCCAGAGAGAGCCCCTTTCAGGAAATAAAATTTGGCAAAATAAATCAGCATTAAGCATGGGGGATCAACAGagggaaaaatcaaatataccAAGAATGCAAATGGCATGAGGAACTGGTATACAGGAAACTAAAGCAGTGGATTGTCCGCCTGATTAAcggacaaaaagaaaaagaaaaagaaaaagagcatCTGAAACAGTAAAGAAAATAACTTGACTGACAGCTCTATCAACAAATTCTGGAAAAATAACCAAATGTAACTTGACTGACAGCTCAATCAATAAAAGGAACTGGAAAAACAATTCGGAAATGTAGCATAACAAATGCCACaggaaaactaaaataaaggaCAAATTATGACATTAACAGGAAAACTGACCTAAGCAAGGCCACGAACTAAAGGGGTAACCATTTCAGCTGAAATCAGTTCCAGACCCCTAAACGATAGAGCCTCTTGACACCCTGCTTTGAGAGAACAGGAGTTCTATGAGTTTTTGCATGTTTGAATATTTAAACAGCATTGCTCATACCCAAATTTTTTAAAGGTAAGTACTGGAAGGAAATGACTTTTTAAACTGCTGCTTATCTTCAAGCACATAACTGAAAGAAATCACACTTAACCATAATATTTAGCAGGCTGCACATGAaacaatattttagaaaattaaataatccaCCTTACCATTTCtaaaagacaaattaaaatatcaagGTGCATGATCATAAAGCAAAACCTTAGACCATCAATATccaattcaaataataatagattCCTATAAATGCAACATAGTATAATCTACCCAATGCAGGCTAGCAAAACACATAAAAGAGAAACATACCTTTTGGGTATTGCTCACTGCCAACAGTTTTCTTGGTAGTAGCTGGTCCAATACGCATGGGTCTAGTGGAACAGAACATTCCATTCATCTCGGTCATGGCTCGCAATTGTTCACTTTCATCTCCAAACCTAACAAACCCATAGCCCTTCGTGCGGCTAGTAAGCCTGTCAGTCACAACCTTAGCACCCTTAACTGAGGGATAGTGAACCCTGAATGTCTCTTGTAACATGTAATCTGTAACATCTGAAGCCAGGTCTCCAACAAAAATTGTGAAATCAGGAGTATTATCTGGACGTTTTTCACCCACTCCAAAAGAAGCCCAGTTTAGTCTAAAATTCTGCTCAACATTTGGCATGAGGCTACCATTATATGTCTGCAAAATTCTTTCAGCAGCAGCACGagaaataaattcaataaaaccATAACCCTCTAATTGATTAGTTTGCTTGTTACGAATAAGTTTCACAGAAGTAACCTGCAAGAGCAGACACCTTCATTAGAAGAAACCACAACACAAATCCGACCCATAAAAAAGGTAAAgaactaaatatattttcacACACAAACATTAGTAACACCACATCAGTCAACATTTACTAACAGTAATAGTAAGAGCCCCATTTCCACTCAAAATCACTAGTTCATATTATAACTAGGGACACACCCACATAGCCTACTCTAAGTTCAAACTATACATATGCAAGAAATCACACTAATAGCTATCCGCTTTTAATGCcaaaaggaaggaagaaaaaaagagcCCATTTTAAACAAAGGTAACCCAACAAACATTGAATTCATAAAGATTTTATATACACTGCTAAATTGTGTTTGTGCAGTATGTACTATTCATTCTACCCTTAAtgaaaattctgaaaaataCAACATGGGTATTCCCCACCCAAGCTATAAATTAAATTCTTCAAGCAACTTCTACATCTAAGAATAGAAATCATCACGATTATTATAACAAAAGGAAGATATAGCAGAAATAAAACACACTACTCAAATAATGCTCCAGAATATACCAgtgttatattttaattttaaaagcaaaCGCCTACACGGTAGACTGGTAGTATAAATAAGTAATATTTTCGGTTTACAAATAAGACACCAAGAACTTGATAATACATATTCAAAATCTGCTTTCCAAGGCATTTCCTGCAAGGGGgtcattttagaaaatatttaggtGTTCTTGGCATTCTAAAAAATTCAAGTAAtttaacaattgaaaataatccaaggtaaatatgttttttgttttcatttttagataTGCAATTGACtctgagaaaaccattttcattAATCACTTGCAGTTTCTCCCATCACATACAAAGCAAAGAAACAGGTATCGAAACCACAACCTTCCATAACCAACAcaaaatcaaaaaaaatatattgaaagaaaaaaacagaaatcaaaataaaagatCCTAAAAGAAAGCAGACTTTTCAAAGCAGCATCGtcataacaaacaaaaaaacacacaagcacaaatcattatatatatataacccgCAACGAAACGAAAGCGATTACCTCCCCAGTATGCGCGAAGCACCCATTGATGTAGTTCTCATCCATCCAGTACTGCAAATCTCCGATCCAAAGCGTACGAACCTCGTCGGCGCTTGCGGGCTGCGCAGGCTGGTACTGCGGCATCTGCTGTTGGGGATGGGGATGGGGCTGAGGCTGCTGGGGTGGGTGCTGCGGCGGTGGCGCCACCTGATGCGGGGGCGGCGGCTGTTGGGCCCACATCTGGGGTGGTGGCTGCTGCATCATCATCCACGGCTGCTGCTGTTGGTCCATTGTCGGAGGTGGCATCTGAGGTGGAACGACGCCGTTGGATGGTTGCATCATGTTTACAAGCGTCGAAAGAAGTCCAGTGAACGGagaccctaaccctaaccctagaatGGGTAACAGTAGATGAATGGATTCTGATCCGATGAGttatacccaaaaaaaattgtacacGTGGCCGCAGGAAAATGGGCTTATCTGGGAGATTGTCTGTGACGCTTGATTATATTACTATCATGAACGCCACAATGAAGCCATCAGATTGTTGACCCAGCACTTGAGAATGGATTTTGATCAGACGGTAGGATTTAAATTTATAATCCATTTTGCCTAATTAAAATTAGATCAACAAAtatataaagtttttatttatttattttcttttgaatttcatcaatttttgtaaaaattttaaatttttctccaaagccttaattgttttttcaaaacaagACAAAATTAGGTTGGTTCCACGTgctacatataaaaaaaattaaaattctaaaataaatttattaaaaaaaataataattatatcacCACTTTTACCGCCTCAATAAATAGCTGACAATGACATGAGACTGAATTGTAAATGggacatttttttttggaaaagttgtgttttcatggaccaatttgttaaatatatggtttttggaACCCAGATTtatggaatataaaaaatatctttcaatatGGAAACTTATATCAGATTCATGCACTCTGAGCCTGCTGTTTTTTTTCTACCGAAATTACCCCTCCAGGTATCCACATCAGCAACCCATCTCAGCACGGGTTGAAACTGAACTTGTTGAAAACTCCAAAATCAAATGTTGAGCTTCCCACAAAAACACCCTAGCCGACGGTTCTTTCTTCCCTCTTTCTCATTTGATACCCATTCCTCTCAGTTGTCTTCACTCCGTCACCAAGGCGAAGCAGAGGTTCCCACAAGAAAACCCTAGCCGATTGACCGTTCTttcttccctctctctcattttggCACCCATTCCTCTCATCTGTCTTCACTCGATCACCAAGGCGAAGCAGAAAATCCCATAAAAATAGTGTAGCCGAGGGTTCTTTCTTCCCTCTCTCTAATTTGATACCCATTCCTCTCATATTTCTTCACTCCGTCACCGAGGCGAAGCAGATTTCAGTTGAGAAGGCCTTAATCCGATTTGTCACATCTTAGATTTTCTCTGTCGAGGTAAGCCATTCGTTCCGTGTTTTGCATTCGCATTCTCATTCATGAAAATCTGCTGTTTGTGTGGGTTTTTTCTGAACCAGGCGTGGCTGAAATGTTGGCATTTAGGAGTTGGTACTGAAATTTTAAATCTGTTGGTAAtgaatcatcatcatctttttGCAAATCTGATTTTGTTCTGATTTTGTACtgttttatttggattgacAAATTATCCCAACTCTGTTGTTTTGATATAAAGTAAAGGCAAGAATATGGGTTAGGAATTGTTTCGTTGAAAAAgacatttgtttttgttttggtttagaattgagaaaaacatattttgaattgattagcgaaaaaggtattttttttgCCAGTGGTGTTTTTGGGTATTGGGAAACAATGCATTTTTAGTGAAACCCATTTATTGGATTGTGTTTTTAGATTGAGCTATGCAGTGGATGACCAAAAGGGAACATTTTTTCGAGATGAAGTTTTCATTTTGAGAGCGAAAAAAGTTCTTAATAAATGGTGATTTTTAGATGGGAAAGTTGTTCCAAATTACTcagttttttgggtttttgtgaTATTGATAGTTGATGGGTGCTAAAgtttttgttgtgtttttttgtttttgttttatatgtatAGTTTCAAATCACGTCCCATTTCTTCAAACATATAGTAACATATGTATGGTTACTATATGTTAATGTTCTTGTTGATTAGTAATTGATATTGATTCAGAGATCCGTTTTAGAAGATGGTAATAGGAAAGGCTATATAGGAACTATTGGTATCCATGCATTGGTTTAATTCCCTTCAtaacataaatagaaaatagggaATGTTGGTCAGAATGGATGAAATGCATTTTTATCTATCTAttgtttgttttggtgatcaGTTGGTTAACCTTATTGTACTGGTAAGTTAAGCTTATGTACTACCTCATTATTCCTGAATGTACGACCTTAATCGACTGTATGTACTGCATTAGTCAACATCAGGTACTACCTGAGCCAACATTGGGTACAAGTTGTGTGACGATtggaaacttcattttttaatattcaaataattcatATGTGAATAAAAGTTGTCTTTATTGTTAACCCACTGGGGTTCAGTTTGTCAAACATAGGACCTACAGGCTGTTTTCAAGTCATGCATAAATTAAATTGTATTCACTTCCACATATAAGCTATCATGACATTATGTGTTTGACTACTCTGCTCATTTGGTTCCCCGTACCTTTACTTGAGACTGTACcataggtactatcttaattaACCTTAGGTCTAACCTTAGTAATCTTTAAGTACTAGGTTAGATATCCTTAGGTACTACCGTAGTTGGACTTGTACACTACTTGTGTGCATCGACCAATTAGCATGTTTGGACCTTAATTGTGTGCATTAGCCAATTAGCATGTTTGAACCTTAAAGTCTATGGAATCAACATGCATAATTCCTCAATCTTTCGttgttgtattgtttttaacaaaTCTTTATGTCAATAAGGAAATGGAAGAGGAGATGTTTTGTTACATTCATGAAGGTGGTGAGCTTGTTAAGACTGCTGTTGGGTCCGTCGAATATAAGGGAGGTCGGACCAATTGCAGTGTTGTTAGCAAGAATATCTCACAATCTGAATTCGTTTCAAAAGTATGTGGTGTACTGAACTTGGATTCCAATTCCATTAAATTGGAATTCACAGTCAAGTTTGACCCATCATGTCTATTGCCATTGCATAATGATGGCGACATAGTCAATATGTTCAAATTCAACGACATGTTTTGTCATGTCTACATCTCCCAGTGTTCCGAATGTGGTGATGACCTCATTTGCCCTACTAGGTACCTAATGTCCTTCCACAATAATGTTCCCTTTTGTATAATCGTTTTTCACACTTAGATTGATGGATGATCAAATTCTTTCCTTATGTTTTTTGTAGTGGCCCAACCCCCATTGTTGCTTCAAACTCAGCTCATGTTTCCTCTATTGGCGAGCCCCCATTACACATCTCTAATGAGTCGCCCACAATTCAGTCAGTTGGGTTTTCCCAAAGATGTGATATGACAAATACCGTTCAACTTCAACCAAGCCGGTTCGAACATTCAATTGTAGGTAGTGGACATACCTTCCCAAATGCGTCGGAGTTTCGAGATGCAATCTATTTGATGCCTTTGGCTGGAAAATTTCGATATTCTTACAAAAGGAATAGTCCAAAACACATGACCGTAGTATGCACAATTGAAGATTGTCCTTGGAAAATCACTGCGCGTGCAATAGGGGATTCAAACATTGTTCAAGTACACACATTCCGAAATGTGCATAACCATTGCTTGGAAGATGTTGTCTTGTCTTAGCCTTTAGTGAGATCCACTCGTGCATCGTTGGTCATTGATGATGTCATTCGATCTACTCCTGAATACCAACCACGCCAAATTTGTAAGGACTTTGTAAGGCAACATGGCATCCAGTTAACTTACCTACAAGCATGGAAAATGAAGGAGAAGGCTAAGGAGCGCATTTATGGACAACCCAAGAATTATTACAAATTGTTGCCATGGATGTGTGAAAGAATGCTTGCAACAAATCCGGGATCGAGTGTTGAGCTGAGTTATTCCAATGATGACCATTTTGAGAAGCTTTTTGTTGCTCATTCAATATCTATCGAAGGGTTTGTAAGGGGGTGTCGACCAATCATTGCAATTGATTCGGCCCATATGAGTGGGCCTTATGGCGGTGCTCTATTTTCAGCCACCTCTTACGATGCTAATGACTCCATGTTCCCCTTAGCCTTTGGAGTGATGAGGTCGGAAAATTATGAAGATTGGTTATGGTTCTTGGAAAAACTGAAGATAGTTGTGGGAAACAAGGAAGTTATTATTATCTCAGATAGACATCATGCTTTGCTTCGTAGTGTCCCTGAGGTGTTTGGCATTGAAAACCATGCTTATTGCTACCGTCACCTAAAGGAGAATTTTAGTAGTTTCTTGTCCAAGCATAACACACGAGGGAACAAGGGTAAAGAAAATGCATTGCAATTCCTAGATAGCATTGCGTATGGAAGGCTAGAACATGATTATAACGTTTCCATggttgaactaaaaaaatacaacGAGGCTTTAGCCACATGGGTTGAAGAAAATGCGCCGCACCATTGGGCCATGTCAAAATTCCCAAAACAAAGATGGGATAAAATGACTACGAACCTTGCCGAGTCATTTAATGCTTGGTTACGGATTGAAAGACATCACtctatttgtaattttttattagagCACATGTCCAAGTTAGCTTCTATGCTTGTGAAGCATCAAGAAGAGTCTAAGAATTGGAAAGGGTGTATAGGGCCAAAAATTGAAGCTAAGGTGCAGGAAAATATTGCAAAAGGTGCGGTGTATCCAGTCACACCGTTCAAGAATGGAGTATTTGGGGTATGTATCGGGAGAGCCTTGTTGAATGTAGACATTCTGAACCATACATGCACTTGTAGGGGTTGGCAGATGTTGGGAATCCCTTGTGAGCATGCCACAACCGTCATTATTTCCATTGGTCAAAATGTTACTGATTTCGTCGATGATTGCTACAAATACCCAATGCAAGAGTTGATATATGAGGGCTCTTTCTCCGGCATAGAGACCCATGACATGCCTACTGTGGACGATGATGGTTTGGTTCGATCTATCACCGGGGAGGTGTTCTTCTCTCTAAAGCCTCCACATACAAAGCGCCCTCCCGGAAGGCCAAGGAAGAAGCGCATTGAGTCTCAATTTCAAGATAAACGGCCTGTTTATTGCTCTCGTTGTCATATGTCCGACCACAATAGAAAAACCTGCAAAAAT of the Vitis vinifera cultivar Pinot Noir 40024 chromosome 10, ASM3070453v1 genome contains:
- the LOC132254534 gene encoding polyadenylate-binding protein RBP45-like isoform X1, which translates into the protein MMQPSNGVVPPQMPPPTMDQQQQPWMMMQQPPPQMWAQQPPPPHQVAPPPQHPPQQPQPHPHPQQQMPQYQPAQPASADEVRTLWIGDLQYWMDENYINGCFAHTGEVTSVKLIRNKQTNQLEGYGFIEFISRAAAERILQTYNGSLMPNVEQNFRLNWASFGVGEKRPDNTPDFTIFVGDLASDVTDYMLQETFRVHYPSVKGAKVVTDRLTSRTKGYGFVRFGDESEQLRAMTEMNGMFCSTRPMRIGPATTKKTVGSEQYPKASYQNSQGTENESDPNNTTIFVGGLDSSVSDDHLRQVFSQYGELVHVKIPVGKRCGFVQFADRACAEEALRMLNGTPLGGQNIRLSWGRSPSNRQDPSVGAVQPQPDPNQYGGYYGYTHGYETYGYAPPAQDPNMYYGYSGYGNYQQPQQQQPQQVQYS
- the LOC132254534 gene encoding polyadenylate-binding protein RBP45-like isoform X2, with product MMQPSNGVVPPQMPPPTMDQQQQPWMMMQQPPPQMWAQQPPPPHQVAPPPQHPPQQPQPHPHPQQQMPQYQPAQPASADEVRTLWIGDLQYWMDENYINGCFAHTGEVTSVKLIRNKQTNQLEGYGFIEFISRAAAERILQTYNGSLMPNVEQNFRLNWASFGVGEKRPDNTPDFTIFVGDLASDVTDYMLQETFRVHYPSVKGAKVVTDRLTSRTKGYGFVRFGDESEQLRAMTEMNGMFCSTRPMRIGPATTKKTVGSEQYPKASYQNSQGTENESDPNNTTIFVGGLDSSVSDDHLRQVFSQYGELVHVKIPVGKRCGFVQFADRACAEEALRMLNGTPLGGQNIRLSWGRSPSNRQDPSVGAVQPQPDPNQYGGYYGYTHGYETYGYAPPAQDPNMYYGYSGYGNYQQPQQQQPQQ